From a single Halobellus ruber genomic region:
- a CDS encoding cytochrome P450 has translation MTGGDTSTGPDGETDELPPGPDGLPVLGNTHQYLNQPMGFFDELAGYGDVVHCEFPRIDAVAVFHPEQIGEVLLEQGTYERWNFDELKQLLDYEVAPRGLTFTRGEKWKQQRHFLQPMFGLDRLEGFSSAMVSATERLIEGWDDGEEVVINEEFSGLTLSILTNSLFDFDLGEHRQVITEAADELQAMANMSGLSAVEMLLPSWVPTHGNRRYERAMDAFDETVDALIEARRATPGEYDDFLTMMLETEDDHEYTMTDAEVHDHLITFLIAGHETTAMALTFTWLLLATHPDQRDRVSREATAVLDGPPTANDLADLTVTEHVAKEAMRLYPPAGMLFREAVKETTLGGYRVPEGTKLLLPQFTVHTDDRWFDAPEQFRPERFTDARSDGRPEFAYFPFGGGPHQCIGMHFAMMELKHIIPMLARRVEFELLSSPQPETNMWLTLQPSEDVRMRVHKQ, from the coding sequence ATGACGGGTGGTGACACGTCCACAGGTCCGGATGGTGAGACCGACGAGCTTCCGCCGGGCCCGGATGGGCTCCCGGTGCTGGGCAATACCCACCAGTACCTCAACCAGCCGATGGGCTTCTTCGACGAGCTTGCCGGGTACGGCGATGTCGTCCACTGTGAGTTCCCGCGTATCGACGCCGTCGCCGTCTTCCATCCCGAGCAGATCGGCGAGGTACTACTGGAGCAGGGCACCTACGAACGGTGGAACTTCGACGAACTGAAGCAACTTCTCGACTACGAGGTCGCACCCCGAGGTCTCACGTTCACACGTGGTGAGAAGTGGAAACAGCAGCGTCACTTCCTCCAGCCGATGTTCGGGTTAGACCGGCTGGAGGGATTTAGCTCGGCGATGGTCTCGGCCACGGAGCGGCTGATAGAGGGGTGGGACGACGGGGAGGAGGTCGTCATCAACGAGGAGTTCTCGGGGCTGACACTGTCGATACTCACGAATTCGCTGTTCGATTTCGACCTCGGCGAGCACCGGCAGGTGATCACGGAAGCCGCCGACGAACTCCAGGCGATGGCGAATATGAGTGGTCTCAGTGCCGTCGAGATGCTCCTCCCCTCGTGGGTGCCGACCCACGGGAACCGACGGTACGAGCGGGCTATGGATGCGTTCGACGAAACGGTCGATGCGCTCATCGAAGCGCGGAGAGCGACCCCCGGCGAGTACGACGACTTCCTGACGATGATGCTGGAAACGGAGGACGACCACGAGTATACGATGACCGATGCGGAGGTTCACGACCACCTGATCACGTTCCTCATCGCCGGGCACGAGACGACAGCGATGGCGCTGACGTTCACGTGGTTGTTGCTGGCGACCCACCCCGACCAGCGGGACCGGGTATCCCGGGAAGCCACGGCCGTGCTTGACGGCCCACCGACGGCGAACGACCTCGCCGACCTCACCGTTACCGAACACGTCGCCAAGGAAGCGATGCGGCTCTATCCACCGGCGGGGATGCTGTTCCGCGAGGCCGTCAAGGAGACAACTCTCGGAGGCTACCGCGTTCCCGAAGGAACGAAGCTTCTGCTGCCACAGTTCACTGTCCACACGGACGACCGGTGGTTCGACGCGCCCGAGCAGTTCCGACCCGAGCGTTTCACCGATGCCCGGAGCGACGGGCGACCGGAGTTCGCGTACTTCCCCTTCGGCGGTGGCCCCCACCAGTGTATCGGAATGCACTTTGCGATGATGGAGTTGAAACACATCATCCCGATGCTTGCCCGACGTGTGGAGTTCGAGCTGTTGAGCTCCCCCCAGCCCGAAACGAATATGTGGTTGACATTACAGCCGTCCGAGGACGTTCGGATGCGTGTTCACAAACAGTGA
- a CDS encoding GNAT family N-acetyltransferase — translation MDIRDATTEDVDAIRRVAAASMRTSYDHAIDEETIAAAVDEWYSADRLTDALADDDSVFVVAVDSGSVVGFAQSEVAEGRESVGYLDWLHVVPDHRGGGIGSQLLARLKQELVVAGVDRLEGRVLEENQAGVSFYEEQGFSEVGTRTVEIHGETFEERVYTTFLEDTDSDPSGLVERAVDGRTVYVAYDESARGSEAPFFAVYLDEDRENPYGWMCGGDEGFDVAMDTMERLECNECGNRRKAARWDAAYL, via the coding sequence ATGGACATTCGGGATGCGACCACGGAAGACGTCGACGCGATCCGTCGGGTCGCGGCCGCATCGATGCGGACATCGTACGACCACGCCATCGACGAGGAGACGATCGCGGCGGCCGTCGACGAGTGGTACAGCGCCGACCGGCTGACCGACGCCCTGGCGGACGACGACTCGGTGTTCGTCGTCGCGGTCGATTCGGGCTCTGTGGTCGGGTTCGCACAGAGCGAGGTCGCGGAGGGCCGGGAGTCGGTCGGCTACCTCGACTGGCTGCACGTAGTGCCCGACCACCGCGGCGGCGGGATCGGCTCGCAACTGCTCGCGCGGCTCAAACAGGAACTCGTCGTCGCCGGCGTCGACCGCCTCGAGGGTCGGGTCTTAGAAGAGAACCAAGCGGGGGTGTCGTTCTACGAGGAACAGGGGTTCAGCGAGGTCGGAACCCGGACCGTCGAGATCCACGGCGAGACGTTCGAGGAGCGCGTGTACACGACGTTCCTGGAGGATACCGACTCCGATCCCAGCGGGCTCGTCGAGCGGGCGGTCGACGGTCGAACCGTCTACGTCGCCTACGACGAGTCCGCACGCGGGTCGGAAGCGCCCTTCTTTGCGGTCTACCTCGACGAGGACCGGGAGAACCCCTACGGATGGATGTGTGGCGGCGACGAGGGCTTCGACGTCGCGATGGACACGATGGAACGCCTGGAGTGCAACGAGTGCGGCAACCGCCGGAAGGCGGCGCGGTGGGACGCCGCGTATCTGTAG